One Littorina saxatilis isolate snail1 linkage group LG12, US_GU_Lsax_2.0, whole genome shotgun sequence genomic region harbors:
- the LOC138981517 gene encoding putative cytochrome P450 CYP13A4, with the protein MMCEQYQAWHATYGETFGYFEGPTPVLVTSNADILHQVFIKQFNNFHARKLWPVQVDPDQSEEVHLFFARGQRWKRLRSVVNPAFTASKLRKMEPQMNQSADRLIEVLDEAAEKSDEKRVELCGLFRRLTLNVIVGCALGIEQDAIRDPNNGFLKHCQGVIDDTTEQPVLYLFGFIFPTLNKLWMFLYKFMHNIKFNPVYWLEDRMKEYLNYRKKTDETYDDLLQQMLDARIPDKSFHDLDIEVKTGDEPQLDINGNLKKSTFKSLTESEVVAHSLLFLLAGYETSSTTLAYIFYELATNPHVQHALRKEIMEAMPEGEEPSYNNIKDLKYMDMVINETLRKYPLASTVIARQCQDTCQVEGLTIPSGMLVQANVWALHRDPKHWGTDPEAFDPTRFSPENKAERHGMSWMPFGAGPRMCVGLRFAVVQMKITMCKLLRQYAFHPASDLHSPLQLKEGATILPKHGVPLRAVRIP; encoded by the exons ATGATGTGCGAACAGTACCAAGCGTGGCACGCCACCTATGGGGAAACTTTCGG CTACTTCGAGGGTCCCACGCCCGTACTGGTGACCTCCAACGCCGACATTCTCCACCAGGTGTTCATCAAGCAGTTCAACAACTTCCACGCCCGCAAGCTCTGGCCCGTGCAGGTCGACCCAGACCAGAGCGAGGAGGTCCACCTCTTCTTTGCCCGTGGTCAGCGCTGGAAGCGTCTCCGTTCCGTGGTCAACCCTGCCTTCACTGCCAGCAAGCTCAGAAAG ATGGAACCCCAAATGAACCAAAGCGCAGATCGTTTGATCGAAGTTCTGGACGAAGCGGCAGAGAAATCTGACGAAAAACGCGTGGAACTTTGCGG tcTGTTCCGACGACTGACCCTCAACGTGATTGTTGGCTGTGCTTTGGGGATTGAACAAGATGCAATCCGGGACCCCAACAACGGCTTTCTGAAGCACTGCCAGGGTGTCATTGATGATACTACCGAACAACCCGTTCTCTACCTTTTTGGAT TCATTTTCCCTACCTTGAATAAGCTGTGGATGTTTCTGTACAAGTTCATGCACAACATCAAGTTCAACCCTGTCTACTGGCTGGAGGACAGGATGAAGGAATATCTCAACTACCGCAAAAAGACCGATGAG ACCTATGATGACCTGCTGCAGCAGATGCTTGATGCccgaattcccgacaaaagttTTCACGACCTTGACATTGAGGTCAAGACTGGTGACGAACCTCAGCTTGATATCAATGGCAACCTCAAGAAGTCGACCTTCAAATCCCTTACTGAATCG GAGGTGGTAGCTCACTCTCTCCTCTTCCTGCTGGCTGGCTACGAGACGAGCAGCACGACCTTGGCCTACATTTTCTACGAGCTGGCCACCAACCCGCACGTGCAGCACGCGCTGAGGAAGGAGATCATGGAGGCGATGCCCGAGGGCGAAGAACCGTCCTACAACAACATCAAGGACCTCAAGTACATGGACATGGTCATCAACGAGACCCTCCGCAAATACCCTCTGGCTAGCAC TGTGATCGCTCGCCAGTGCCAGGATACCTGCCAGGTGGAGGGACTGACCATCCCCAGCGGAATGTTGGTTCAGGCCAACGTCTGGGCACTGCACAGAGATCCCAAACACTGGGGCACTGACCCTGAGGCTTTTGATCCCACCAG ATTCAGCCCTGAGAATAAAGCTGAGCGACACGGTATGTCTTGGATGCCATTCGGCGCAGGTCCTCGAATGTGTGTGGGTCTCCGCTTTGCCGTCGTGCAGATGAAGATCACGATGTGCAAACTGTTACGCCAATACGCCTTCCACCCCGCCTCCGATCTCCACTCCCCGCTTCAGCTCAAAGAGGGCGCCACCATCCTTCCCAAACATGGCGTCCCGCTTCGAGCCGTTCGCATCCCTTGA